The following proteins are encoded in a genomic region of Cataglyphis hispanica isolate Lineage 1 chromosome 9, ULB_Chis1_1.0, whole genome shotgun sequence:
- the LOC126852102 gene encoding LOW QUALITY PROTEIN: transmembrane protein 161B (The sequence of the model RefSeq protein was modified relative to this genomic sequence to represent the inferred CDS: inserted 2 bases in 1 codon) encodes MALLGAQLVITLVMVSVIQKLSPHFSFARWILCSTGLIRYLYPTDQQLRALAGVPKEKPKRGKHSENGKVGDVFHIPRNLDIQLESTKVTALDVVHLKYYTEYQWLLDFSXYASIVYILTEAYNYLYPIKDEINLSVLWCLVVLGFAFKVLLSLWVQYFKGEESVGERSTCIVTGFAYLLIAMMVLIVDENKLEIGLEKAYTSFNHSASRFLDTQGLSSTGPASKIVVKFFLAIWCGLLGSLFTFPGLRVSKMHWDTLRYYKDYKLLLLIANISYVSPLLLVSLWITPISRDYLTVRIFSGMTGPLMTAASFDSMRLIIIIIAVLLKIVLMPIYLQSYLNLAIQRLEIQKKEAGRITNVDLQKKIAAVYYYLCVVALQFIVPIIMCLFFTFLYKTLGGFTWEGILNGTLEEECPADELPKLHLSTISNDNTDKTVIQTAEELQLALNSLKQIFTTDVYRGILGLATWWSCFALFATSAMGMFYQSYFSNI; translated from the exons Atg gCTTTGTTAGGAGCACAATTGGTCATCACTCTTGTAATGGTCAGTGTCATACAAAAATTAAGTCcacatttttctttcgcaaGATGGATCTTATGTTCTACTGG ATTGATACGATATCTGTATCCGACAGATCAACAACTTAGAGCATTGGCTGGTGTGCCAAAAGAGAAACCAAAGAGAGGAAAACACAGTGAAAATGGCAAAGTAGGAGATGTATTTCATATTCCTAGAAATCTAGATATTCAGCTCGAAAGTACAAAAGTGACTGCGCTTGATGTTGTacacttaaaatattatacggaATATCAATGGCTATTGGATTTCTC ATATGCTTCTATTGTTTATATACTGACAGAG gcatataattatttgtatccaATCAAAGATGAGATTAATCTCAGTGTACTATGGTGTTTGGTAGTTCTGGGTTTTGCATT taaGGTGCTACTTTCCCTCTGGGTACAATATTTCAAAGGAGAGGAAAGTGTAGGTGAAAGATCTACATGTATTGTTACTGGATTTGCATACCTTCTCATTGCTATGATGGTGCTTATAgttgatgaaaataaattggaaattGGTTTGGAAAAGGCATATACAAGTTTTAATCATAGCGCTTCTCGATTTTTAGATACTCAAGGGCTTTCTTCCAC ggGGCCAGCTTCAAAAATAGTTGTGAAGTTCTTCCTTGCTATATGGTGTGGTCTATTGGGATCGTTATTCACTTTCCCAGGATTAAGGGTATCAAAGATGCATTGGGATACATTAAg GTATTATAAAGACtacaaattattgttattgataGCAAATATCAGCTATGTCTCACCATTGCTACTGGTGAGCTTATGGATTACACCTATCAGCAGGGATTATTTGACTGTTCGAATATTTAGTGGTATGACTGGTCCACT aatgacAGCTGCAAGTTTTGACAGTATGAGAttgattattatcatcattgctgttttattaaaaattgtactgatgccaatatatttgcaatcttatttaaatcttgCAATTCAAAGATTAGAAATTCAGAAGAAAGAGGCTGGTAGAATAACTAATGTTGATTTACAGAAAAAG attGCAGCTGTGTACTATTATCTATGTGTAGTTGCGCTACAATTTATTGTTCcaataattatgtgtttattttttacatttctgtaCAAAACGCTCG GTGGTTTTACTTGGGAAGGTATTTTAAACGGAACACTAGAGGAAGAGTGTCCAGCGGATGAATTACCGAAATTACACTTGTCTACAATTAGTAATGATAATACTGATAAGACTGTTATACAAACTGCTGAAGAACTTCAACTTGCATTAAATTCATTGAAGCAG ATCTTTACCACAGATGTTTATAGAGGTATCTTAGGATTGGCAACATGGTGGAGttgttttgcattatttgCGACTAGTGCTATGGGCATGttttatcaatcatatttttccaACATATGA
- the LOC126852113 gene encoding negative elongation factor A-like isoform X1: MLKHAIVVSALCYLVIAEPPVQAVKPNIIGSSEQHTSFSFIRPGLTQTSFAFNGPSSHQSFASSIGNPQLAQKVLPSLAHALAYRNPGLGYYSFGSIPNGAIPQQPTFAASAIGPLAYQAVADPATTLAYMQQLQQPQQAYLHAYQPNTAYQLQLAQLLALRQAQLAQAQQGQLQAVQSEQVPEQIQLQRQEQQPERQQNLLGIAYSSAPSVAHVKVSGNGYKFNF, from the exons ATGTTG aaaCACGCGATTGTCGTCAGTGCATTGTGTTACCTCGTCATAGCTGAGCCACCCGTTCAAGCTGTAAAGCCGAACATAATAGGAAGTTCCGAACAACATACCTCTTTCAGTTTTATCCGACCGGGATTAACGCAAACATCGTTCGCATTCAACGGGCCGAGTTCCCATCAATCTTTCGCATCTAGTATCGGCAATCCTCAGTTAGCGCAAAAAGTTTTGCCAAGTTTAGCGCATGCCCTCGCCTATAGAAATCCTGGCTTAG ggTATTATTCATTTGGCTCTATCCCGAATGGTGCGATTCCGCAACAACCAACTTTTGCAGCATCTGCAATCGGACCATTAGCTTATCAGGCGGTTGCAGATCCCGCTACTACATTAGCGTACATGCAGCAATTGCAGCAGCCACAACAAGCATATTTGCATGCATATCAACCGAATACTGCTTACCAGTTACAATTAGCGCAATTGCTTGCGCTTAGACAGGCACAGCTTGCGCAAGCTCAACAAGGACAATTACAAGCAGTTCAGTCAGAGcag GTGCCTGAACAAATTCAGTTACAACGGCAAGAACAGCAACCAGAACGACAGCAAAATTTATTAGGAATCGCTTACTCATCTGCCCCATCTGTGGCGCATGTAAAGGTTTCCGGAAATGGATACAAGTTCAACTTTTAA
- the LOC126852113 gene encoding uncharacterized protein LOC126852113 isoform X2, with the protein MLKHAIVVSALCYLVIAEPPVQAVKPNIIGSSEQHTSFSFIRPGLTQTSFAFNGPSSHQSFASSIGNPQLAQKVLPSLAHALAYRNPGLGYYSFGSIPNGAIPQQPTFAASAIGPLAYQAVADPATTLAYMQQLQQPQQAYLHAYQPNTAYQLQLAQLLALRQAQLAQAQQGQLQAVQSEQ; encoded by the exons ATGTTG aaaCACGCGATTGTCGTCAGTGCATTGTGTTACCTCGTCATAGCTGAGCCACCCGTTCAAGCTGTAAAGCCGAACATAATAGGAAGTTCCGAACAACATACCTCTTTCAGTTTTATCCGACCGGGATTAACGCAAACATCGTTCGCATTCAACGGGCCGAGTTCCCATCAATCTTTCGCATCTAGTATCGGCAATCCTCAGTTAGCGCAAAAAGTTTTGCCAAGTTTAGCGCATGCCCTCGCCTATAGAAATCCTGGCTTAG ggTATTATTCATTTGGCTCTATCCCGAATGGTGCGATTCCGCAACAACCAACTTTTGCAGCATCTGCAATCGGACCATTAGCTTATCAGGCGGTTGCAGATCCCGCTACTACATTAGCGTACATGCAGCAATTGCAGCAGCCACAACAAGCATATTTGCATGCATATCAACCGAATACTGCTTACCAGTTACAATTAGCGCAATTGCTTGCGCTTAGACAGGCACAGCTTGCGCAAGCTCAACAAGGACAATTACAAGCAGTTCAGTCAGAGcag TAA